A part of Vulcanisaeta moutnovskia 768-28 genomic DNA contains:
- a CDS encoding MFS transporter codes for MELSNKLALIGAVRSLGGSLLWSFTGFALFQYYRLPLTLTSIFYVAQAVVSSIAFVIGGYLADFLGRVRTMIISAVVSSIVLIIAYLINRPLVVVIMVLIQSFFNNVYGVANTSIVGDYARSFSSLVRYFSRLRVGINAGWAIGPAIGGLLYEVYGFRVLMLLGSIIPLAALPLLVSLNEPNYMVETGLTFHVNKSFALFLIPTFLTFLVMGQLGFPLLTYYNAHDGLTTFQVGLLYMENGLLVVFLQDLIGRYLKKPSLISLGMVIYGVSYLTVAFIPNFAWAIADMFFITFAEMIVSPLSQSIANTLADPRTRGRYMGLYSLVTGLGRTTASSISSLLLPYALRQPLAMWGFVFAVSLSSTGLYAILVKDIAVVSRRA; via the coding sequence ATGGAACTTAGCAATAAATTGGCACTAATAGGTGCAGTTAGGTCTCTGGGTGGTTCCCTGCTCTGGTCCTTCACGGGATTCGCCCTATTCCAATACTACAGGCTACCTCTTACCCTGACATCAATCTTCTATGTAGCCCAGGCTGTGGTTAGTTCAATAGCCTTCGTGATTGGTGGTTACTTGGCGGACTTCCTAGGTAGGGTAAGGACAATGATTATTTCGGCTGTGGTATCATCAATAGTACTGATCATTGCCTATTTAATAAATAGGCCTCTTGTTGTGGTTATCATGGTTCTCATTCAATCATTCTTTAATAATGTGTATGGTGTCGCCAATACATCAATTGTTGGGGACTACGCAAGGAGCTTCTCATCACTAGTTAGGTACTTCAGTAGGCTTAGGGTTGGTATTAATGCCGGTTGGGCCATTGGACCTGCCATTGGTGGCCTACTATATGAGGTTTATGGTTTTAGGGTATTGATGCTCCTAGGCTCAATAATACCACTAGCCGCACTACCACTGTTGGTGTCATTAAACGAGCCTAATTACATGGTTGAGACAGGTCTAACATTCCATGTTAATAAATCATTCGCGTTGTTCCTAATACCAACATTCCTAACATTCCTCGTAATGGGGCAACTGGGCTTTCCATTACTCACGTATTATAATGCACACGATGGCTTAACCACATTCCAAGTCGGCCTGCTATACATGGAGAACGGCTTACTTGTTGTTTTTCTCCAGGACCTTATTGGCAGGTACTTAAAGAAACCAAGTCTTATATCACTTGGTATGGTTATTTACGGCGTAAGCTACTTAACGGTGGCCTTTATACCGAACTTTGCCTGGGCTATTGCTGACATGTTCTTCATAACGTTCGCTGAAATGATAGTATCACCACTATCACAGAGCATTGCTAATACACTCGCCGACCCAAGGACAAGGGGTAGGTACATGGGACTTTACTCACTGGTTACTGGTTTAGGAAGAACCACTGCATCATCAATATCAAGCCTACTATTACCCTACGCCCTCAGGCAACCCCTGGCAATGTGGGGTTTTGTCTTTGCCGTGTCATTATCATCAACAGGATTATACGCAATTCTCGTTAAGGACATTGCCGTGGTTTCCCGAAGAGCATAA
- a CDS encoding thermopsin translates to MPSLLPVLLTILVAMLNGTTYHQVNPLTNNYGIYTYPINYAVIYNHLIGSGTYILIIAPGTYYSVNAYGPGPMGIYLRSNNNVLLLVLSSQGYEELRVGTTAKPLFAYYGQVLNITIELPSGEYYIVVINNGSLTAQAILAITRHYSTPFINAPIGIVDYGLAPSQLGYIPYSYTTGEFIGEAKIMSASVQSLTNCSSLPPNSFSLQLNAVLEMMINNQTQYYWVQDVLIIDPMNDLMAPLVNVWNMSSTELVMNPLFIVGRGSVMNNEVYAYMGNWVQYEAPLTVNLTITSNKTIDGFPEVLLGYSMNGVNTLVDNVTFLITPSWGPYLVVNGSEYSPLGYLIDTEFVISGPGCGAMVLTNELNATLSLYYQGLNGDLLPVPSAWSFGSDTGETIINARAYAIAPGTVGITTGDEYLGPLNNADYLAFLILSNYLVNNQSIVSTVLPLPIDSRVIITTPRNIYLGNNTLLSLAGLLINDEYVNSTEFSLIMNQSYVVNYLWVKYYRLDIIDEANILTNLSGWYNEDSIVNITVPYTIIYFSNNTRLIFTGFTTNATHYVITNNTLILLMDRPVMAIINWTREYNASLILYTANGSYIGTKNLGWIKYGEEITNVSINGFIYGLRSPLVISGANNTAVLNAEYMELSIRDSLGLPEPFTQVIIKCGDQELRSVTNSYGVTQELLIPISVMCIAEAPQIGYYSIALILAVILTMVLTAVRLMRHH, encoded by the coding sequence GTGCCTAGCCTATTGCCAGTACTCCTGACAATACTCGTGGCGATGCTTAATGGCACAACCTATCACCAGGTCAACCCATTAACTAACAATTATGGAATTTACACATACCCCATTAATTACGCGGTTATTTATAATCACTTGATTGGGTCAGGTACGTACATACTAATTATTGCACCAGGCACGTATTACTCAGTGAACGCCTATGGACCTGGACCAATGGGGATTTACCTAAGGTCGAATAATAACGTATTACTACTAGTACTTAGTAGTCAGGGCTATGAGGAGTTGAGGGTGGGCACCACGGCTAAGCCGTTATTTGCATATTACGGGCAAGTACTCAACATAACTATTGAGCTACCCAGTGGTGAGTATTACATTGTTGTTATTAATAATGGTTCATTAACTGCCCAGGCGATACTCGCCATAACGCGCCACTACTCAACACCATTCATTAACGCGCCAATTGGTATTGTTGATTATGGATTAGCACCCTCACAACTTGGTTATATACCGTACTCATACACAACCGGTGAGTTCATTGGTGAGGCCAAGATAATGAGCGCGAGCGTTCAATCACTAACTAATTGCTCCTCACTACCACCTAACTCATTCTCTCTGCAGTTAAATGCTGTGCTTGAAATGATGATTAATAATCAAACACAGTATTACTGGGTTCAAGACGTCCTAATAATAGACCCCATGAATGACTTAATGGCTCCACTTGTTAATGTATGGAACATGAGCAGTACCGAGTTAGTTATGAACCCGTTATTCATTGTTGGACGTGGCTCTGTAATGAATAATGAGGTCTATGCGTACATGGGTAATTGGGTTCAGTATGAGGCGCCACTTACCGTGAATCTAACGATAACTAGTAATAAGACCATTGATGGCTTTCCCGAGGTACTCCTTGGTTACTCAATGAATGGCGTTAATACGCTTGTTGACAACGTGACCTTCCTAATTACCCCTTCATGGGGTCCATACCTCGTCGTTAATGGGTCCGAATACTCACCACTTGGTTACCTAATTGATACTGAATTCGTCATTAGTGGCCCCGGATGCGGCGCGATGGTCTTAACCAATGAATTGAACGCAACCCTCTCCCTTTATTACCAGGGACTTAATGGCGATTTACTGCCTGTACCAAGCGCTTGGAGCTTCGGTAGTGATACTGGCGAGACCATAATCAATGCCAGGGCTTACGCCATTGCCCCTGGTACCGTGGGCATAACCACCGGTGATGAGTACCTCGGTCCATTAAACAATGCTGATTACCTGGCGTTTCTCATCCTCAGTAATTACCTAGTTAATAATCAAAGTATTGTATCCACAGTATTACCATTACCCATAGACTCCAGGGTAATTATAACCACACCACGGAATATCTACCTAGGAAATAATACGTTACTTAGCCTCGCAGGTCTACTCATTAATGACGAGTATGTTAATTCCACGGAATTCTCACTGATTATGAACCAATCATACGTAGTCAATTACCTATGGGTCAAGTACTATAGGCTTGACATCATTGATGAGGCAAACATACTCACTAACTTGAGTGGTTGGTATAATGAGGATAGCATAGTGAATATTACCGTGCCCTATACAATCATTTACTTCAGTAATAATACGAGACTCATATTCACTGGATTCACCACAAATGCCACTCACTACGTAATCACGAATAACACATTAATCCTACTCATGGATAGGCCTGTTATGGCAATCATTAATTGGACCAGGGAGTACAATGCATCATTGATCCTATACACGGCCAATGGATCCTATATTGGGACAAAGAACCTTGGATGGATTAAGTATGGTGAGGAAATAACTAACGTGAGTATTAACGGCTTTATTTACGGGTTAAGATCACCACTCGTGATAAGTGGCGCAAACAACACTGCAGTACTTAATGCCGAGTACATGGAATTAAGCATTAGGGATTCCCTAGGCTTACCCGAACCCTTTACTCAAGTCATTATTAAGTGCGGTGATCAGGAATTAAGAAGCGTAACAAATTCCTATGGAGTAACCCAGGAATTACTCATACCAATTAGTGTTATGTGTATTGCCGAGGCGCCGCAAATTGGGTATTACAGTATTGCATTAATACTCGCCGTAATACTCACCATGGTATTAACTGCTGTGCGATTAATGAGACACCATTAA
- a CDS encoding DUF996 domain-containing protein translates to MGTQEDIKSAGTLGFVGSILMFIPYVSIIGDILVLIALNKLSKAYGNNAIWSNALYALVTAIIGGIILAFAFAGTAYLSLIYLGPSALSRLGMFIVVFVVFYIIILISGLFMRNAYNELSRSSGVGDFGSAARWYWLGAILTIIIVGFILYIVADIYALLGYSKLRG, encoded by the coding sequence ATGGGTACCCAGGAGGATATTAAATCCGCAGGTACCTTGGGATTTGTTGGTTCAATACTCATGTTCATACCCTACGTGAGCATAATTGGCGATATACTGGTACTCATAGCACTTAATAAGTTATCTAAGGCCTATGGGAATAATGCTATTTGGAGCAATGCCCTTTATGCATTGGTAACGGCCATCATTGGTGGTATAATCCTAGCATTCGCATTTGCCGGTACGGCATACCTATCATTAATTTACCTAGGTCCAAGTGCATTGAGCAGGCTTGGCATGTTTATTGTGGTTTTTGTGGTTTTCTACATAATTATATTAATAAGTGGTTTATTCATGAGGAATGCATATAATGAGTTGAGTAGGTCCAGTGGTGTTGGGGACTTTGGTAGTGCAGCTAGGTGGTATTGGCTTGGTGCAATATTAACAATAATAATTGTCGGCTTCATACTATACATAGTGGCCGACATATATGCACTACTTGGTTATAGTAAGTTAAGGGGTTAA
- the endA gene encoding tRNA-intron lyase, with product MDRWGLVFNSPLYSHDVFKGYLIGSAVVVTDINDARKLYSMGFYGKFVNEDKVKLSEVNNVNSPLQLSIIEALYLVDKGFLEVFDCNGNKLTRDDLVKVGHNTVTNFDQVYTIYRELRDGGFVVKSGLKFGSLFAVYERGPGIDHAPVLLHFIEPRRAVSALDITRAARLSHSVNKRFVLATQSEVDGKMHYVAFEWWRA from the coding sequence ATGGATAGATGGGGTTTGGTTTTTAATAGTCCCCTATATAGTCATGATGTGTTCAAGGGTTATTTAATAGGTAGTGCTGTGGTTGTTACGGACATTAATGATGCTAGGAAGCTTTACTCAATGGGTTTTTATGGGAAGTTCGTTAATGAGGATAAGGTTAAGCTCAGTGAGGTTAATAACGTTAATTCACCACTGCAACTATCAATTATTGAGGCCCTGTATCTAGTGGATAAGGGATTCCTGGAGGTTTTTGATTGTAATGGTAATAAACTCACGAGGGATGACTTGGTTAAGGTTGGTCATAATACCGTGACTAACTTCGACCAGGTATACACTATTTATAGAGAGTTAAGGGATGGGGGCTTCGTCGTAAAGAGCGGGCTTAAGTTTGGTTCATTATTCGCTGTTTACGAAAGAGGACCAGGGATTGACCACGCGCCAGTCCTGTTGCACTTCATTGAGCCGAGGAGGGCTGTCAGTGCCCTCGATATAACGAGAGCCGCAAGGCTTAGTCACAGTGTTAATAAGAGGTTTGTCCTGGCAACGCAGAGCGAGGTTGATGGTAAGATGCACTACGTGGCCTTCGAATGGTGGAGGGCTTGA
- a CDS encoding CBS domain-containing protein, giving the protein MMIEKLPSTYASILNALVELYMMSKRPVKSRDIAEKLSINEGTVRNSMVALRAMGYIESKTGPYGGYVPTQKALEYVKMPTNTVFALDIAPITINKLSTNLYVTGIELLDVINPFSNRALVRVIGDMKNIRIGDNVRIGPTANSRVIIEGVITEKNEGLRELVVAINKLIAIPKVKVDALMSKNVITIKHDSLLKDAAKVFAEKKIRALPIIDDEGRIVGLITTSEIARAYYEGNLNAKVGDYARRDVPTIDKEADLYDAMRLMTVNKIGRLIVVSGGKPVGIITRTDILQYLASLD; this is encoded by the coding sequence ATGATGATTGAGAAGTTACCATCAACCTACGCATCAATACTTAATGCGCTTGTTGAGCTCTACATGATGTCTAAGAGACCCGTTAAGTCTAGGGACATTGCCGAGAAGCTCAGTATTAATGAGGGGACTGTCAGGAACTCGATGGTTGCACTGAGAGCCATGGGCTACATAGAGTCTAAGACTGGGCCCTACGGTGGTTATGTACCAACTCAAAAGGCCCTTGAGTATGTTAAGATGCCCACCAACACGGTCTTTGCCCTGGACATAGCCCCAATAACAATTAATAAGTTGTCCACCAACCTCTATGTGACTGGTATCGAGCTTCTTGACGTCATCAACCCATTCAGTAATAGGGCGCTTGTGAGGGTTATTGGGGATATGAAGAATATTAGGATTGGTGATAATGTTAGGATTGGGCCTACGGCGAATAGTAGGGTCATAATTGAGGGCGTGATTACGGAGAAGAATGAGGGATTGAGGGAATTGGTGGTGGCCATTAACAAGTTGATAGCGATACCCAAGGTTAAGGTTGATGCATTGATGAGTAAGAACGTGATAACCATAAAACATGACTCACTACTTAAGGATGCAGCCAAGGTCTTTGCTGAGAAGAAGATTAGGGCTTTGCCCATTATTGATGATGAGGGTAGGATAGTTGGTTTAATAACCACGAGCGAAATAGCCAGGGCTTACTATGAGGGTAACCTAAACGCTAAGGTTGGGGATTACGCGAGGAGGGATGTACCCACCATTGATAAGGAGGCTGATTTATATGATGCGATGAGACTCATGACCGTTAACAAGATTGGTAGGTTAATAGTGGTTAGTGGCGGTAAGCCCGTTGGAATAATAACTAGGACCGACATCCTACAGTACCTGGCGTCGCTTGATTAA
- a CDS encoding pyridoxal-phosphate dependent enzyme, translating to MLSGARFRCLRCGYIGPSNNPLCPRCGFPLVMEPRSFLKIDRGKPSILRYASALNYGSRVVTLGEGFTRIRRINGVLIKDESRNPTGSFMDRGSSVFISNVTSDEVRVSFEEDFTLSLATYANTAGIRTRVYVNPNVPGAYPELLRLSTMRSVIIEFREGGQDLDVHYGEPLFLEGIKTIAYELYEQVGEVGGVVLPMERGYLALAVYEGFRELLEWGFIGDLPSFILVKHRFGQVTDIGYWLVRNAGAKLVDVGDEETIRSMVELARSGLYVKPVSAMAYVAAASLGRDYVVVITGTGLKEYRVSRELGSLTRLQEAVLRVLEGSGPLTAYQVWERLRDVATVQGVYKALNSLVKRGLVSFDYEIYGSRKVRVFRALSNYR from the coding sequence ATGTTGAGTGGTGCGAGGTTTCGATGCCTTAGGTGTGGTTACATAGGACCTAGCAACAATCCACTTTGTCCCAGGTGTGGTTTTCCATTGGTGATGGAGCCGAGGAGTTTCCTTAAGATTGATAGGGGAAAGCCGAGTATCCTTAGGTATGCGTCGGCGTTGAATTATGGCAGTAGGGTTGTTACGCTTGGTGAGGGTTTTACGAGGATTAGGAGGATTAATGGTGTGTTGATTAAGGATGAGTCAAGGAACCCAACAGGTTCATTCATGGATAGGGGCTCATCAGTATTCATTAGTAATGTAACAAGTGATGAGGTTAGGGTTTCCTTTGAGGAGGATTTCACGCTATCGCTTGCCACCTATGCGAATACCGCGGGAATTAGGACTAGGGTCTACGTAAATCCCAATGTACCTGGCGCCTACCCAGAGTTACTCAGATTGTCAACAATGAGGAGTGTAATCATTGAGTTTAGGGAGGGTGGTCAGGACCTAGATGTGCATTACGGTGAGCCCTTGTTCCTTGAGGGTATTAAGACAATTGCCTATGAGTTGTATGAGCAGGTTGGTGAGGTTGGGGGTGTCGTCTTACCCATGGAGAGGGGTTACCTGGCTCTTGCGGTTTATGAGGGTTTTAGGGAATTACTTGAGTGGGGTTTCATTGGTGATTTACCAAGTTTCATACTCGTTAAGCATAGGTTTGGTCAGGTCACTGATATTGGTTATTGGCTAGTTAGGAATGCAGGGGCTAAGTTAGTTGATGTTGGTGATGAGGAGACTATAAGGTCTATGGTTGAGTTGGCGAGGAGTGGTCTGTATGTTAAGCCTGTGTCGGCTATGGCGTATGTGGCCGCCGCCTCCCTGGGCAGGGACTATGTTGTCGTTATTACGGGTACTGGATTGAAGGAATATAGGGTTAGTAGGGAGTTGGGTAGTTTAACTAGGCTTCAGGAGGCCGTATTGAGGGTTTTGGAGGGTTCTGGGCCATTAACGGCTTACCAGGTCTGGGAGAGGTTGAGAGATGTGGCCACAGTTCAGGGGGTTTATAAGGCGCTGAACTCACTTGTTAAAAGGGGTTTGGTTTCCTTTGATTATGAGATTTACGGTAGTAGGAAGGTTAGGGTTTTTCGTGCATTATCGAATTATAGATAA
- a CDS encoding ATP-binding protein has translation MANEVGFIVNVESPLVYIVSIKRNSGVNRYDYVYIPMRDYVNDKEVSVNVLGQILWIRREPYRIGVDGYVADVLEDMPRDSIVEVVQARVMVLGYKYGDKIYMPRTTPAVGTPVYLADTSMVSEFVKVDPKRALCIGRLSLRSDVPYCIDMNGLRRHLAIIASTGSGKTWSSVILIEELLRKGATILVIDPHGEYVHIKNSISKLGPQFLDKVVIITASEGNIGDLRYKINAMRVRPDVLADVAGVPRGASKIRYVIYLVHSLTRIIVKYSGIKRLGTLDTMIKIINDVLDHGTNVNIERVIRHLNVSLNDEGRRKAEKILNELKDLIDSKTKKSLLVSARVYLRRLRRIGLYTHWSLPLGEVLRPGSVTIMNLAGLSDEVQDHVVYHILSRVFRARVNQVRNLPGPKYPFPLVIILEEAHRFAQPRSIGSTLSLGIISRIAGEGRKFGVYLVVITQRPSKVDPDVLSQCNSQIILRLVNQRDIMAVLSASEVLNEELGRLIPMLDVGEGIVVGPVTPLPLVIRLRDRILDYGGSDIDLSEAWTIQSDLNIEELRREVEKALSTKVSARNVLEAVPLINEVSDVDMDTGVLSGRVSDAHVEVRLNENSWSCEVCGASYEPCPHVIALTAKAIKDGLLRVD, from the coding sequence ATGGCTAATGAGGTTGGCTTCATTGTGAATGTGGAAAGCCCATTGGTGTATATAGTGTCCATAAAGAGGAATAGTGGTGTTAATCGTTATGACTATGTATACATACCCATGAGGGATTACGTCAATGATAAGGAAGTTAGCGTTAACGTACTTGGGCAAATACTATGGATAAGGCGCGAACCCTATAGGATTGGTGTTGATGGTTATGTTGCCGACGTCCTTGAGGACATGCCCAGGGACAGCATTGTTGAGGTCGTTCAAGCCAGGGTTATGGTGCTCGGCTATAAGTATGGAGACAAGATATACATGCCCAGGACAACCCCAGCCGTGGGTACACCCGTGTACCTAGCCGACACAAGCATGGTTAGTGAATTCGTGAAGGTTGACCCAAAAAGAGCCCTATGCATTGGTAGGCTATCCCTCAGGTCCGACGTACCCTACTGCATAGACATGAACGGCCTTAGGAGACACCTAGCCATAATAGCGTCCACAGGCTCTGGAAAGACATGGTCCTCAGTAATACTAATTGAGGAATTGCTTAGGAAGGGTGCGACAATACTCGTTATTGACCCACACGGTGAGTACGTACACATAAAGAATAGCATATCGAAACTAGGTCCCCAATTCCTTGATAAGGTAGTAATAATCACGGCATCCGAGGGCAACATAGGCGACTTGAGATATAAGATAAATGCAATGAGGGTGCGGCCTGACGTACTGGCTGACGTGGCTGGTGTACCGAGAGGCGCATCGAAGATTAGGTACGTAATCTACTTAGTTCACTCATTAACAAGGATTATTGTTAAGTACAGTGGTATTAAGCGTTTGGGTACTCTTGATACTATGATTAAGATTATCAATGATGTGCTTGATCATGGAACCAACGTAAACATTGAACGAGTAATAAGGCATTTGAACGTATCACTTAATGATGAGGGTAGGAGAAAGGCTGAGAAGATATTGAATGAACTAAAGGACTTAATAGATAGTAAGACCAAGAAGTCACTCCTGGTAAGCGCGAGAGTCTATCTAAGGAGGCTGAGGAGGATTGGCCTATACACCCATTGGTCATTACCATTGGGTGAAGTCCTTAGGCCTGGGTCAGTAACCATAATGAACCTAGCTGGCTTGAGTGATGAGGTTCAGGACCACGTGGTCTACCACATACTGAGTAGGGTGTTTAGGGCTAGGGTAAACCAAGTAAGAAACCTACCTGGACCTAAGTATCCATTTCCCTTGGTGATTATTCTTGAGGAGGCACATAGGTTTGCCCAGCCCAGGTCCATTGGGTCAACGCTTAGTTTGGGCATTATTTCCAGGATTGCTGGTGAAGGGCGTAAGTTCGGTGTCTACCTGGTCGTCATAACCCAGAGGCCATCGAAGGTTGATCCGGACGTACTCAGTCAATGCAATAGTCAAATAATACTAAGGCTTGTTAATCAGAGGGACATAATGGCGGTGCTCAGCGCCAGTGAGGTTCTTAACGAGGAGCTTGGGCGTTTAATACCAATGCTTGATGTTGGTGAGGGTATCGTTGTTGGCCCAGTAACACCACTACCACTCGTGATTAGGCTTAGGGATAGGATACTTGATTATGGAGGCTCGGACATAGACCTAAGCGAGGCGTGGACCATTCAAAGTGATTTAAACATTGAGGAATTGAGGAGAGAGGTCGAGAAGGCCCTAAGCACCAAGGTCAGTGCAAGGAACGTGCTTGAGGCTGTTCCATTAATTAATGAGGTTAGTGACGTAGACATGGATACTGGCGTCCTCAGCGGTAGAGTCAGTGATGCCCATGTTGAGGTTAGGCTTAACGAAAACTCCTGGAGTTGTGAGGTATGCGGTGCATCATACGAACCATGTCCACACGTAATAGCACTAACAGCAAAAGCAATTAAGGATGGATTGCTGAGGGTTGATTAG
- a CDS encoding DNA repair exonuclease, with amino-acid sequence MLIAQLADIHLGHRQYGLEERLEDYNRAFLNAVDRLTQLREERGLDTVIISGDFFDTQRPSPSIYITAIRGLTRLREVGIKVIAIRGNHDSSVINSIENPLAVLHQMGLIQYLDNDYVDLGGVRVIGVGTVYTDMQSKLVNSLNALRSNGINIAVIHQYIEGAPYIYPMPNVDVFMINEKPLAQLGIDYFAVGHIHEHGLRHPRINAVYPGSLEVWDAREFEVYEYADGRLRKAKDIDPKGFLLLDVGGNGVKVSSVRLGVSRRLVRVRLRYDEAKPSVVRGDVSYIASNIDQRGSLVILEIEGKVASGYSTRDFNAIELRKLFTKAWVDIRLSLERQVSERPVKVFGGINEIIRQALRSRLGNEELVNTLMDIIERVRVDDEDGALKTLEGVVGVPLRGGKSITDWLGASK; translated from the coding sequence ATGCTAATTGCGCAATTAGCCGATATACACCTCGGTCATCGTCAGTACGGGCTAGAGGAGAGACTCGAGGATTATAACAGGGCATTCCTGAACGCAGTTGATAGGCTCACCCAGCTTAGGGAGGAGAGGGGGTTGGATACCGTGATTATTAGTGGTGACTTCTTCGATACGCAGAGACCATCACCAAGTATTTACATAACGGCGATTAGGGGATTAACAAGGCTTAGGGAGGTGGGTATTAAGGTCATAGCCATTAGGGGCAATCATGACTCATCAGTCATAAACTCCATTGAGAACCCACTTGCCGTGCTTCACCAGATGGGTCTAATCCAATACCTGGACAATGACTACGTAGATCTTGGCGGTGTTAGGGTGATTGGTGTCGGCACGGTATACACTGACATGCAGAGTAAGTTAGTTAACTCACTAAATGCCCTGAGGAGTAATGGCATTAACATAGCCGTTATTCACCAATACATCGAGGGTGCACCGTACATATACCCAATGCCCAATGTCGATGTATTCATGATTAATGAAAAGCCACTGGCTCAGTTGGGCATTGACTACTTCGCTGTGGGGCATATACATGAGCATGGACTTAGGCATCCGAGGATTAACGCTGTTTACCCAGGCTCGTTGGAGGTTTGGGATGCCAGGGAGTTCGAGGTTTATGAGTACGCTGATGGCAGGCTTAGGAAGGCCAAGGACATAGATCCAAAGGGCTTCCTATTGCTTGATGTTGGTGGTAATGGTGTGAAGGTCAGTAGCGTTAGGTTAGGTGTATCAAGGAGGCTCGTGAGGGTTAGGCTTAGGTATGATGAGGCCAAGCCCAGTGTCGTTAGGGGTGATGTATCCTACATAGCCAGTAACATAGATCAGAGGGGTTCTTTGGTGATCCTGGAGATTGAGGGTAAAGTAGCCAGTGGGTACTCCACGAGGGATTTCAATGCTATTGAACTTAGGAAACTCTTCACGAAGGCTTGGGTCGACATTAGGCTAAGTCTAGAGAGGCAGGTCAGTGAGAGACCCGTTAAGGTATTTGGTGGTATTAACGAAATCATTAGGCAAGCCCTAAGGTCAAGGTTGGGTAATGAGGAGTTGGTGAATACATTAATGGACATTATTGAGAGAGTTAGGGTGGATGATGAGGATGGCGCTCTTAAAACGCTTGAGGGCGTGGTCGGCGTACCGCTTAGGGGCGGTAAGTCAATAACTGACTGGCTGGGTGCTTCGAAGTGA